In Bacteroides cellulosilyticus, the genomic stretch GATAGGGCGTTGATATTCTTCTATGTTCACAGTACCCCCCATCGAAACAGTTCCGTTCCTATGCAGCATTTTGCTTTCGATGGTCTCTCTTGCTGAGAAGTGGAACTCCCGGATACCGGTTTCCATGGCGATGTGAGCGATATTATTTTCATTTATTCCGCAACCTGCCAATAGGATAATACGCCCGTCTGCCTGCTGCTGCAATTTCTTTAATAAAGGGATACCCTGTTCGGCCGTGGCCTGTGCACCGGAAGTAAGAATACGGTTACAACCTAACTCTATGATTTGCTCCAGCGCTTCCTGCGGATTGCGGCATACGTCGAAAGCACGATGGAACGTTATGGACATGCCTTGTGATACTTCGATCAACTGCCTCATTAAGGACAGGTCTACATCTCCTTTAGCGGTAAGACAACCGAATACAACTCCGTCTGCTCCCAATCGACGGGCGTTGTCGATATCCTTCAGCATAATGCGTTGCTCGATAGGGGAGTACAGAAAATCTCCGCCACGGGGACGGATGATGACGTGCAAAAGAGTCTTTGTTAAGGCTTCCCGGGCAATGACGATATCTCCGTAGGATGGGGTAGTACCTCCTTCCGGTATTCCGGCACATAGCTCCACCCGGTTTGCTCCCCCTGCCTGTGCGGCAAGGCAACTCTCTACGGAGTTGGCACAAACTTCAAATTGATATGGCTCCATAATTGACAATCAGGATTACTTGGTTTGTGGATGCAAAAATAAGAAACAGTTTCGTGAATAACAAAGAAAACAAAAAGAGGCAGGGATTTTTTGTTTCCCCACCTCTTTATCACTAATTTCAATCTTTACAATTTATTTCGCATAACTTACTGCGCGTGTCTCACGGATTACCGTGATCTTCACTTGTCCCGGATACGTCATCTCATCCTGTATCTTCTTCGCGATTTCACCGGAAAGGTTTTCAGTCTGCTTGTCGTCAATCTTATCGGCACCAACAATTACGCGCAACTCACGACCTGCCTGGATAGCATACGTCTTCGTCACACCCGGATAGGCCATTGCCAACTGTTCCAGATCGTTCAGTCGCTTGATGTAAGCTTCAACAATTTCGCGGCGTGCTCCCGGACGGGCACCTGAGATAGCATCACATACCTGTACGATGGGTGCCAGAAGGCTCGTCATCTCCACTTCATCGTGGTGGGCACCGATAGCGTTGCAGATATCCGGTTTTTCCTTGAATTTCTCAGCCAGCTTCATACCATAGAGTGCATGCGGCAATTCCGGTTCTTCATCGGGCACTTTACCGATATCATGCAGCAATCCGGCACGTTTTGCTTTCTTGGGGTTCAGACCCAGTTCCGATGCCATCACAGCGCAGAGGTTGGCTGTTTCGCGGGCATGCTGCAACAGGTTCTGACCATAAGAAGAACGATATTTCATCTTACCGATAATACGGATCAGTTCAGGATGCAAACCATGGATACCGAGGTCAATCGTAGTACGTTTACCGGTTTCGATGATTTCTTCTTCCACTTGCTTGCGTACCTTAGATACAACTTCTTCGATACGTGCCGGGTGGATACGTCCGTCAGTCACCAACTGATGCAGTGCCAGGCGGGCAATTTCACGACGTACAGGGTCGAAAGCCGATAATACGATAGCTTCCGGCGTATCATCTACTACAATTTCCACACCTGTTGCGGCTTCAAGTGCACGGATATTGCGGCCTTCGCGACCGATAATGCGTCCCTTGATTTCGTCTGATTCAATGTGGAATACGGTCACTGAATTTTCAATGGCAGTTTCCGTAGCTACACGCTGTATGGATTGTATTACGATACGTTTTGCTTCTTTGCTGGCAGTCAGCTTGGCATCGTCCATGATGTCGTTGATGAAGGACTGTGCCTGCGTCTTGGCCTCTTCTTTCAAAGATTCGATCATGCGTTCTTTAGCTTCTTCGGCCGAGAGTCCGGAAATGGTTTCCAGTTTTTCGATCTCTTGCTGTTGCAGTTTATCCAGTTCGTCTTTCTTCTTGTCGATAATAACCAACTGGGCTTCCAGGTTTTCTTTCACCGCTTCAGCTTCCGACTTCTTACGCTGTATCTCTTCCTGGCGTTGGTTCAGCACCAACTCACGTTGTTTCAACTTGTTCTCCGCTTGCTGAATTTTCTGGTTGCGGATCGCTACTTCTTTCTCCAAGTCTGCTTTTTTGTTCAGGAACTTCTCCTTCACTTCGAGCAGCTTATTCTTCTTAATCACTTCCGCTTCAGTCTCGGCTTCTTTCAGGATGTTGTCATATTTGGACCTCAAGCCGTGCTTGAAGAACATGTACGACAGAAATCCACCGATAATGAAACAGGCAATGGATACTAGTATTGTTACTGTCATTTCAATTTGTTTTAAGTATATATAAATAAAAACGCACTGCAGAAAAGTCGCCTCCGTTCTCTGAAGGTCACTTTTACACAGTGCGCGGTTTTTTTATCTTTTGCTGGCTCTGGTGCTATTGAAAAGTCTTCCGGACGTTTACAGTCCTTTAAAGTATGTTTCCAACACCTCGGTCAGTTCTTCTATCTTGTCGGCATACGGGCGGGTGTCGTTTCGGTTTTTCATTTTCAGGTTCTCCAAGGCAAATTGATAGGCCACCATGGCTATAATCTTCTCAGGAGTCACATTCTGGTAATGTTCTCGATACGCATTGAGCCGTATATCCACCTGTTTGGCGGCTTCTCTCACCATTTCTTCCTCTTCACGCGGTATGGTGAGGGGATAGGTGGTGCCAGCCATCTGTAGGTTTATCTTTATCTTATCGTTCATACATCTCGTTATTCGTTCAACAAAGCGATGCATTTATCGACTTCACGCACTAATTTGGACAATCGCAGTTTCGTCTCTTTTACGTCGCTGCCGTTAAGGCTGATTGTCATTGCTGTTTTTAGGTTCGTATAGTCATCTTCCAAAGCTTCATATTCAGCATGTACCTGTTCGCATTCTTCTTGTTTGTTTTTTAGAAGTTGCTTTAGTTCAGCATTTTCGCGCCTCAATTCGTCATGTAAAAAGACTAAATGACGCAGTCTCGCTTCAAAGGTACTTAATCGCTTCTTTTCTTCGTCAGTCATTACTATACCAAAATTGTACACAAAAATACAATTAACTTGGAGATTACAAAAACTTTTCAGGAAAAAATGTTGCCTGTGTGTCGAAATAACATGAAAACGGTACTTATGCGGACTGAAAAGGGCTTGTCGGGCGGTGCCTAAAAACTAATCTCTGTCTTGCAAGAAACTAATCCCGGCACTGCGATAAACTAATATTTTCCTTGCATATTATTATTCATACAATAATTATTATAGTTTCTTACAATAATTGTTGTAAGAAAGAAATATAACTATTGTAGGAAACTTTTATATCTGTTGTACGAATAATAATATGCAAGGAAAATATTAGTTTATCGCAGTGCCGGGATTAGTTTCCTGCAAGGTCGGGATTAGTTGGTTATAGTTGCGGAATTAATTCTTTTTGGAGCGAATTTTAATCAAAGTCAGGAGAACCGATACGCGGACTATCACCATTCCCCTCCTCCAGTTGGAGAAGGGGTGCCCAGAGGGCGGGGTGGTAGGTGAGAAAAAAGTCCCTTATTTCTATTAATAATCAGGTACTCGGTTGTTTCCTACCACCTCCCCCTTTCAGGGTACTCCGCCTTCCGGAAGGAGGAGAATGGAGATAGTACTGTTGATTATTTGATTCTTTTTTCTCTCCTATAAATTAATTCCAAAGTATTTGCGCATCTCTGAAAACTTTCTTTCTGTTGTTTATAAATTAATTTATTAAATAATTTGGTTTATAAAATAAACTACTTATATTTGCATCGGAGTTCGAACCCGAAATGTATGATTATTGTAGAATTTTAATTGATGTACAGTTATGAAAACAATTGGTTTTAAATGGGTTGCATTATTTGTTGCATGCGTATGTGCTGTCTCGGTATCAGCACAGAGCGACTTGACAGTGAAAGTGAAGAACATTCGTTCTGCAAAAGGAAAGGTGATGATTGCTGCCGATAAGGGGCAATATGCAATGGTGGATGCTACGGGTGATACAGTAACACTTGTATTGAAAGAAGTACCTGAAGGAAAATGCAAATTGTATGTATACCACGATGAAAACGGTAATTATCAATTGGACAGAGTAGACGGTGTACCGACAGAGAATTGTGCGATTGTGGATTTAGACATGACAGTTGAAGCAAAAACAATTGATGTCGAGTTGGCCGATCTGCGGAATAAAGCTAAAAAATAATTTTATGGAAGAGAAAGACATTATTATGGAAGACAAAGAATTGAACGAGCAAGAGAGTTTGAAACTTATCACTCAAATGATACAGAATACCCGACGTAATTTAGATACGGGTAGTGGAAATATGTTTTTGTTATGGGGATATGTTTCTGCAATAGTTACGTTGGTAGTTTTTGCAGGAATCTATTGGACGCGAAATCCTGTTTGGATGTGGGGCTTTTGGGGAATTCCGGTTTTAGGTTATCTCTTTAGCTTCATACTGGTACGTAAGCAACGTAAGCTCGCAAAGTCGTATGGCGATAAGGTATTGAATGAAATGTGGCAAATCATGGGGCTGCTTTGTATTGCGATTGTACTTGGAGCAACGTTTACCAATCATTATGAGATAATTCTGCCGATATGCGCAATCCTTATTTCTCTAAGTAGCATTATAACCGGGAGCATAATTCGCTATACACTCTTTTCCGGCTTCCCTGCTTTTGGGATTGCATTGGGACTGAATATGTTATTCAGCATTCTGGATAAGACTTCTTCCTATTTGTCATTGTTAGAATTTGTATTGGTGATTGTTTTTGCATTGATTATTCCCGGGCATATTCTGAATTATTGTGCAAGAAAGGATAATAAACGATGAGTACCGGATCATTAACAGCAGAAAAAGCTGATATATTTGAAGAGGGTAATATAGAGGCTATTACCCGAATGATGCAAAATCGCAAGAAGAATCAACTTTGGCTGGCAGTTACCTCACTAATGGTATTTTGCCTGTATTGGCTTTCTAATGTGGTGTTATGGGTACCTTGGAGTCATAGCACGCAATTGGGTATCATTTTGATGTTAACTGTAAATCCCGTCTTTTGGGGAGTAGGCATATATGTTTGTCTGGCTTGCGAAAGTGGAGTAAGGAATCTGATGAAGAAAGCTCTTCTGTTAGCCTTGATTGCGGTAGGAATATCTTTGCTTTCCGACTATCTGTTTTTTGCAGTATATATGAAGTCGAAGGACGTATGGCACATTACTACATTCTATGGTTATGCCTGGTTAGCCATACTGGCTTTGGGTGAAGCGTGCTTATTAAAGAAAAAATTGATGACTAAACAATATCCCG encodes the following:
- the rny gene encoding ribonuclease Y codes for the protein MTVTILVSIACFIIGGFLSYMFFKHGLRSKYDNILKEAETEAEVIKKNKLLEVKEKFLNKKADLEKEVAIRNQKIQQAENKLKQRELVLNQRQEEIQRKKSEAEAVKENLEAQLVIIDKKKDELDKLQQQEIEKLETISGLSAEEAKERMIESLKEEAKTQAQSFINDIMDDAKLTASKEAKRIVIQSIQRVATETAIENSVTVFHIESDEIKGRIIGREGRNIRALEAATGVEIVVDDTPEAIVLSAFDPVRREIARLALHQLVTDGRIHPARIEEVVSKVRKQVEEEIIETGKRTTIDLGIHGLHPELIRIIGKMKYRSSYGQNLLQHARETANLCAVMASELGLNPKKAKRAGLLHDIGKVPDEEPELPHALYGMKLAEKFKEKPDICNAIGAHHDEVEMTSLLAPIVQVCDAISGARPGARREIVEAYIKRLNDLEQLAMAYPGVTKTYAIQAGRELRVIVGADKIDDKQTENLSGEIAKKIQDEMTYPGQVKITVIRETRAVSYAK
- a CDS encoding copper homeostasis protein CutC, encoding MEPYQFEVCANSVESCLAAQAGGANRVELCAGIPEGGTTPSYGDIVIAREALTKTLLHVIIRPRGGDFLYSPIEQRIMLKDIDNARRLGADGVVFGCLTAKGDVDLSLMRQLIEVSQGMSITFHRAFDVCRNPQEALEQIIELGCNRILTSGAQATAEQGIPLLKKLQQQADGRIILLAGCGINENNIAHIAMETGIREFHFSARETIESKMLHRNGTVSMGGTVNIEEYQRPITTVERVKKTIKTLTDPIKN
- a CDS encoding DUF2141 domain-containing protein, producing the protein MKTIGFKWVALFVACVCAVSVSAQSDLTVKVKNIRSAKGKVMIAADKGQYAMVDATGDTVTLVLKEVPEGKCKLYVYHDENGNYQLDRVDGVPTENCAIVDLDMTVEAKTIDVELADLRNKAKK
- a CDS encoding cell division protein ZapA produces the protein MNDKIKINLQMAGTTYPLTIPREEEEMVREAAKQVDIRLNAYREHYQNVTPEKIIAMVAYQFALENLKMKNRNDTRPYADKIEELTEVLETYFKGL